The window GTATGTAGTCTGCTATCCGGATTATTTGAAATTATTAATCAGGATGTTTTGCTCAATATGGTGAATCTTGACTTTAAGATTAAATTTATCTTTTAAATGTCTCGCCAAATGTTCAGCACTGTAAACCGATCTGTGTCGACCTCCGGTACAGCCAAAGTTTACCATCAGGTGGGTGAAATCTCTGTCAATATATCTTTCCACAGCTCTGTCAACAAGAGTGTAAACAGAATCCAAATGTATTTTCATATCAATTTCTTTATCCAGGAAATCGATCACAGGCTTATCCCTGCCGGTAAGTTCTTTGTATTCCTCATATCTGCCCGGATTGTGAATCCACCTGCAGTCAAAAACATATCCTCCGCCATTACCCGATGTGTCCTGAGGAATTCCTTTTTTGTATGAAAAACTTGTAATAGTTACGTTTAAAACGTCCGATTTAGCAATGTTTAACAGTTTTTTCGATGTCGTAATTTTCTCAAGGGCGGCGATTAAATTAGGTATCTCAATTTCGATCTTGTTATTGTCGAGGATCCACTTTAGGTTTTTAATGGCAAATGGAATACTCTTAAGGAAATGAGATTTTTTTTCATAAAAGCCTCTAAATCCATAAGCGCCCATTGCCTGCATAATTCTTATCAAAACAAAAGGGTAAAACTGTTGTTTGAATAAGTCTGCATCAACATCGAAATATTGCTTAGCGTTACTTATGTATGTGTCTATAAGTTCTTCTCTGAGTTCCTGGGGAATATTTGCCTTTGCATCATATAACAGCGAAGCCAAATCGTATTGCAAAGCACCTCTTCTGCCTCCCTGATAATCTATAAACCAGGGTTCATCATCAACGATCATAATGTTTCTGGTCTGAAAATCTCTGAATAAAAAGTAGTTAGAATCTACTTTGCTGAGGAAATTTATCAGAGTTGAAAAATCATTTTCCAGTTTTTGCTCATCAAATTCTATTCCGGCTAATTTCAGAAAGTAATATTTGAAATAACTCAGATCCCAATGCATCGATTGTTTGTCGAAAGCTTCCCTCGGGTAGGCTAGATCGTAATCTAAACCTTTATGAGCCTTATATTGAAATTCAGGTAATTTTTTTACAACTTTTTCAATGTTCGTTTTTAAAGTGTCACGGAAATTATCTTCGTTTTTGTTTTTTTCCAGAAGCGAGAATAGAGTTTCATCTCCAAGGTCTTCCTGCAGATAAATATTATATTTCAAATTTTCCTTATATATCTCCGGTACCCTTAAGCCTTGTTTTTTGAAGTGTTTACTGAATTCCAGAAAGGCTACGTTTTCTTTATAATCACTATTGAAAGCACCTATGGCGCTCTTGCCGTTGCGTTTAAGTCTGTAATATTCTCTACTCGACCCCGATTGCGGGAGTTTGTTTATTGTAACTGCTTTTTCGCCTGCCCATTCTTCAAACAAACTGTTCAATAACTGTTCTTTATCTGTAAATTGTTGTTCGCTCATTACTGTATTTCTGTTGAGTTGAAAATCCATTTATTGTTGATGAAATCGATTTTCAGTAGTTCAAAATTAATTAAATCGGCGAGAATCCATTCTGTTTTGAATTTAGATACTCCTGAAATGGAAATAATATCTTCTAATTCCAATTCGTGATTCTCATTTATATAACTGAGTATTTTTTTCTCAGTTTCGGTAAATTTAAAAGTTTTACTCTTTTTCTTTTTAGTCGACTTTAAAGCCTTAAATAGTACTGAATGCATCGGTACAACTTCATCCCGTATTCTGGAGTAGGCTGTTTTATTTTTGTCGATATCAATTGCAAAATATGGCTTGTTTTTTCCTTCAGAAACAATAATTTCCAGTACATTCTTACCTTCTATTTGCCATTCTGCATAATCTATGTCCAGTTTTGGAAAACAATATTCATCGGCAGCAAACTCAATCATATGCTTTTCCTCCTGCATCCTGCATCCTTTAATTCGGCCATTGTCTTTTACTCCTATTAGTAAGCGTCCGCCATCAGTATTTGCAAATGCCGATAAGGTTTTTGCAATCTTTCGCATATCGGTAATTGCATACTTAAAATCAAGCTGCTGATGTTCTCCCTCTGCTATTAATTTGAGAATGTGATGCATATTGCAATGATAATAATATTTAAAGATAATATCGGCAACTGAAAGAGTATAATTTTATTTTTTTGGCCGGCTTTACGGTCTTTCCATTATAGTTTTGTCCGGCAAATTGTTTTCGAACTAATTTCAAAAAGGGTCTTCCTTAAATAAGTAAGCTCTTTTTGTAAAAGTCTCAAAGCAATTGCCGGCCAAAAGCTGTCATTTCAATACCTGCCGGAAGTTGTGTTTGTCGAAGATATTTTTTCTATCTAATTAATTAATACTGTAAATTATTACTGATATTTGTGCACCTTGTTATTAAGGTTAACATTCAAAGCGATTAAGCATGAATTCACTGGGAGAACATATATTAATAGAACTGTACAATTGTAATTCTGAACTGATAGACAATTCAGATGAGCTTGAAAAGGTAATGCTTGAAGCTGCTGAGGTAGCCAACGCAACAGTTGTAAAATCGGTTTTTCATAATTTTTCTCCCCAGGGAGTAACAGGAGTTGTAGTAGTAGAGGAGAGTCACTTTGCTATACATACATGGCCGGAGCATGCATATGCAGCTGTTGATTTGTTTACCTGTTCCGAAGATATGGACTACAATGCAGCTTATGACTTCCTAAAAGAAAAGCTTAATGCCGGACACACTTCATCATCCGTGATATTAAGAGGGAAGAAAGAATTTTTATAGAAGGGTTTTTATGTAAAATCCGGATATATTTTTTAAAATATAATTTTATGTTTCGCTTACACCAGTCTTGCTGGCAGGTGTTATCCAGATAATCATTCCGGTTTGTAAATAAATGAGGCTGTCAAAAATTGAAAAACACATCATTTCAGCTTTCGAGGAGCTTCTCGGTTCATTCTCTGTATCCTAACTTCTATTGTTCTTTTATATCTTCGATTGATGGAACCTTATATTTTGCAGTACCTATTTTGTTCGACTCGGCTATGCCTATATACTTACCGGCTCTTTTCTTATCATAGATCATAGCTGCAGTCATAATTAAACTTGTTCCCAGAATAACAAATAACAGTACCCCGGGTTCAAAACCTTCTGTTTGAGCCTGTTCGGGAATGGCATAAAACAATAATACTGTTATTAATCCACGGGGGGCGATAAAGAGCTGAGGAATAATGTCCTTTCCCAAAAATATTCTGAGCAGTACAAATCTTATAAGATAAATAGATAGAATAATAAGCAGGCTAATCAGGGCGACGTTGACATCCCACAGCGATTGAACAACTATTGTGATACCGAATATTACAAAGAAGAATGTCCTCACTACAAATGCTGTTTCTCGTGTAAGTATATGTAATTCGTTATATATCTGATGAGCTTTTTCGTAATACAGATATTTTGAGAGTTTACCGCTGAAAAACAATTTCATATTTGCAATAACAAGTCCGAAAATCAATATTATTATCAGTGATGACAGGTGCATCTTTTTACCAAGAGAATAAAGCAATAATAAAATTGCGATCAATAAAAACAGTTTGGCCTGTGTTTTTATCTTTTGAAATATGAAAATGATAATATAACTGGCTGCCAGGGAAATTATCAAAGTTATTAATATGCTCCAGCTAAATGCCAGAAAAGTATCGTCTTTGGCGGAACCTATTTTGTCAGCTAAATAATAGAACATTATAATTCCTAAAATGTCCGAAAATGTACTCTCATATATATGAAATTCTCTCTTGTCTTCTACAAGTTCCTTAACACTCGGAATTATGATAGCACTGGAAAGGATAGATAAAGGCGTGGCGTACAGCCATGCAGAGATGGTTGTCATATCGGGAATAAAAAACATTAATATATGGGCGGCTACCCATGCAGAAGCTAACAGTCCGATTAAGGCTATTGCCAGAGCTTTAATAATAGGTAGAATTTTTTCCTTCTTTAATTCCAATTCTAATGCTGCCTCAAGTACAATCATTATCAGTCCTACAATGCCTAGTACTTCAAGGATAGGGAAGAAGTTAAGTTCTTTTTCTGCGAAATATTTAATAAAGTACTGCAATCCTATACCGAGAATTATCAGCATCAGAACCGATGGAATATTAGTTCTCTTTGCAATTCCGTTAAAGATAAACGACAGTATTATAATTAATGATGTTCCTATAATTACGTTGTATGAAGAAAGTATTTCCATAAACTATATGTTTTGAACACTTTGGATTGTGTCTATATTATTCTGTTTTAGATATTCCATTATCGTATGTAAACTTATTCCTTTTTCAAGTGTGAATTCCAGTTTCTGATAATCGTTGTGATTTGATTTTTTTATTATTGGCTTGTATTTACTGCTGATTAATGGATTTTCGAACAGAAGATCCAGTAACTTCTCCTTACCTACATCCATTTTAATAAAAAGCGACTGTTTTAATATGTCTTTATCCCACTGGTTTACAAATAATCCGTTTTTCTCGATAAAAGAATAACTTATATATTGTTTTCCTTCCTGCATATTTAAGAGCAGACCAAAGTTATTGATCTTTTCAACTTCTCCTTCAAATTTACCGGTGATAATGATTGTTCCAGTTTCAATAAGGTTGTTGCTTCTCAAAATTAAACCACTAACATAATTTTTTATTTCATTGTAAAAAAGGGCCGATATGAGCAGTATGACCAATCCGTTCCAGATAAAATTTTGGACGATGAAAGATATGCCAAGTAAAAGTACTGCAAAAGGGATGTACCATAAAGTGGTCAGTACTATTGCCCTCTTGATGAAAGCCGAAATACGTCTTCCTGAATCCGTGAGTAAATATTTCTTTAGCAGTCTTAATATCAGAAATATTAATACCAGTATTATTAATAATGTGAAAAAATAACTCCAGTCAAAAATTACTTCCATACAAAATTTTTAATGAATTAACTTATTGTCTCTTAGAATATACTGAATTTCATTCAATATAACAGGATTGATTTCCAGTTTACCGGCTTTATTTCTCTGGAGTACCTTGTTGTTGATCATTCGCTTTAATGCAGGGTTAAATTTAGTCTCGAATTTATCCGCGGTTACATTTTTGAGGCTTAATTCCGAAATCCGTTTATACAGAAGTGTTTGTTTCAAAATAATTAGCTCATCCTTTGAAAAATAATTTATAAACCTGGTTTTATCTTTACTGTATACTACTTTGTTGTTTTCCATGTTGTTAGTGCTGTATGCCCAGGCTCGTAAAGTAAGCCCTATATTCCAATTGTTTTTTACAGCAAGTTTTTTGATGATTTGTTGTTTTACTCTATCCGAAATTATTTTCAGTTCTTCAGATACCAGTTCCTTGTGCAATGTGCCATGTCTGAGGAATATAGCTTTAGTTATCTCGTCACTGTTGCTTTTGTTTAGATCAATTATTTGTGTAAATATTTTTTTTAACCCGAATCGGTCATTTAGTTTTTCTATCATCGCACCCGTTGATCCTATCACAATAAAAATATTTTCCGACTCAGATTCGACAAATTTTAGCAGGGCCCTAATATTTTCAGAGAAACTGTGTTCACTGTCGTGCCAGAGTTCCGGATCGTCAATTATCAGAATTGGCCGGGTACTTTTTTTGTTATTGTTTTTTACATATTCAAGGGCTTCTTTCAGGTCATATGTTGTTGAGAATTTTCTGCCGTCTATGGTAGCGGTTTTATTTGGTTTAAGGTCAACTATGTTTTTTTTGAAATATTTATTCGAAACATATTTTAAAAATGTACTTTTTCCTGATAAGCGGTCACCTGTAACAATTACCGAACTGTGAAAATTGTTTTTCCACCTGTTGTATTCTTTTTTAAACTGATGTTCCTGTATTGCCCTTGGCACGAGAAATAAGTCGCCGATAAAGAA of the Bacteroidota bacterium genome contains:
- a CDS encoding RNase adapter RapZ; its protein translation is MDFQLNRNTVMSEQQFTDKEQLLNSLFEEWAGEKAVTINKLPQSGSSREYYRLKRNGKSAIGAFNSDYKENVAFLEFSKHFKKQGLRVPEIYKENLKYNIYLQEDLGDETLFSLLEKNKNEDNFRDTLKTNIEKVVKKLPEFQYKAHKGLDYDLAYPREAFDKQSMHWDLSYFKYYFLKLAGIEFDEQKLENDFSTLINFLSKVDSNYFLFRDFQTRNIMIVDDEPWFIDYQGGRRGALQYDLASLLYDAKANIPQELREELIDTYISNAKQYFDVDADLFKQQFYPFVLIRIMQAMGAYGFRGFYEKKSHFLKSIPFAIKNLKWILDNNKIEIEIPNLIAALEKITTSKKLLNIAKSDVLNVTITSFSYKKGIPQDTSGNGGGYVFDCRWIHNPGRYEEYKELTGRDKPVIDFLDKEIDMKIHLDSVYTLVDRAVERYIDRDFTHLMVNFGCTGGRHRSVYSAEHLARHLKDKFNLKVKIHHIEQNILINNFK
- a CDS encoding ATP-binding protein → MHHILKLIAEGEHQQLDFKYAITDMRKIAKTLSAFANTDGGRLLIGVKDNGRIKGCRMQEEKHMIEFAADEYCFPKLDIDYAEWQIEGKNVLEIIVSEGKNKPYFAIDIDKNKTAYSRIRDEVVPMHSVLFKALKSTKKKKSKTFKFTETEKKILSYINENHELELEDIISISGVSKFKTEWILADLINFELLKIDFINNKWIFNSTEIQ
- a CDS encoding cation:proton antiporter, which produces MEILSSYNVIIGTSLIIILSFIFNGIAKRTNIPSVLMLIILGIGLQYFIKYFAEKELNFFPILEVLGIVGLIMIVLEAALELELKKEKILPIIKALAIALIGLLASAWVAAHILMFFIPDMTTISAWLYATPLSILSSAIIIPSVKELVEDKREFHIYESTFSDILGIIMFYYLADKIGSAKDDTFLAFSWSILITLIISLAASYIIIFIFQKIKTQAKLFLLIAILLLLYSLGKKMHLSSLIIILIFGLVIANMKLFFSGKLSKYLYYEKAHQIYNELHILTRETAFVVRTFFFVIFGITIVVQSLWDVNVALISLLIILSIYLIRFVLLRIFLGKDIIPQLFIAPRGLITVLLFYAIPEQAQTEGFEPGVLLFVILGTSLIMTAAMIYDKKRAGKYIGIAESNKIGTAKYKVPSIEDIKEQ
- the speD gene encoding adenosylmethionine decarboxylase translates to MNSLGEHILIELYNCNSELIDNSDELEKVMLEAAEVANATVVKSVFHNFSPQGVTGVVVVEESHFAIHTWPEHAYAAVDLFTCSEDMDYNAAYDFLKEKLNAGHTSSSVILRGKKEFL